A window of the Helianthus annuus cultivar XRQ/B chromosome 4, HanXRQr2.0-SUNRISE, whole genome shotgun sequence genome harbors these coding sequences:
- the LOC110937571 gene encoding BTB/POZ domain-containing protein POB1 isoform X1: MKASNLDLFDPQTAIMDSSDYTLEVGRGDGDFGFAFNDSNFSDRILRIEIVSESTEARSDGEGCASLADWAKNRKRRREDIKRENESWLTLTLFWWKSCFLLNECLPQAVDMTAEGPEEQILNQPDNIPDDLDAENQDEENAAMIEEAPSGDEGANDLDSNWSMECSTIVKVKTLHISSPILAAKSPFFYKLFSNGMRESEQRHVTLRINASEEAALMELLNFMYSNTLTVTTALELLDVLMAADKFEVASCMRYCSRSLRNLDMTPESALLYLDLPSSVLMAEAVQPLTDAAKQFLAVRYKDITKFLDEVLTLPLAGVEAILASDDLQVASEDAVYDFVLKWSRLQYPKIEERREILATRLAQFIRFPYMTCRKLRKVMACNDFDHDFAQKVVVEALFFKAEAPHRQRTLAADENPNPNRRFIERAYKYRPVKVVEFEQPRQQCVVYLDLKREECANLFPAGRVYSQAFHLGGQGFFLSAHCNMDQQSSFHCFGLFLGMQEKGSVTFAVDYEFAARSKPTEEYISKYKGNYTFTGGKAVGYRNLFAIPWTSFMAEDSLYFINGILHLRAELTIRH, from the exons ATGAAGGCCTCCAATCTGGATCTGTTCGATCCACAAACAGCTATCATGGACTCATCTGACTACACTCTCGAAGTCGGCCGCGGTGACGGCGACTTCGGTTTCGCATTCAACGACAGCAATTTCTCCGATCGTATACTTCGAATCGAGATCGTTTCTGAATCTACTGAAGCTAGAAGCGATGGAGAAGGTTGCGCCAGCCTTGCTGATTGGGCGAAGAATCGGAAGCGACGGAGAGAAGATATTAAACGAGAAAACG AATCATGGTTAACCTTGACTCTATTCTGGTGGAAGTCCTGTTTTTTATTGAATGAGTGTCTTCCACAAG CTGTAGACATGACTGCTGAAGGTCCAGAGGAACAAATTCTGAATCAGCCTGATAACATTCCTGATGATTTGGACGCTGAAAACCAGGATGAGGAGAATGCCGCAATGATAGAAGAAGCGCCTTCAG GAGATGAAGGTGCAAACGACCTTGATTCAAACTGGAGCATGGAGTGTTCGACAATTGTAAAAGTAAAAACTCTACACATTAGCTCTCCAATTTTGGCGGCAAAAAGTCCATTTTTTTACAAG CTCTTCTCCAATGGTATGAGGGAATCAGAGCAACGACATGTAACATTGCGGATCAATGCATCTG AGGAAGCTGCACTTATGGAACTCCTCAACTTTATGTACAGCAATACGTTAACAGTGACAACTGCTCTTGAGTTGCTGGATGTGTTAATGGCTGCTGATAAGTTTGAAGTGGCTTCATGCATGAGATATTGTAGCCGTTCATTGAGAAATCTAGATATGACACCTGAATCTGCACTACTTTATCTTGATCTTCCATCTAGTGTTTTAATGGCGGAAGCCGTTCAACCACTGACTGATGCAGCAAAACAATTTCTCGCTGTTCGTTACAAGGATATTACCAA GTTTCTAGATGAGGTTCTAACCTTACCACTTGCTGGAGTGGAAGCAATTCTAGCAAGTGACGATCTCCAGGTGGCATCAGAAGACGCCGTTTATGATTTTGTCCTCAAATGGTCGAGGCTCCAGTACCCTAAAATAGAAGAACGTCGTGAGATTCTAGCCACGCGTCTCGCTCAGTTCATTCGTTTCCCGTATATGACATGCAGAAAGCTTAGAAAAGTCATGGCCTGCAACGATTTCGACCACGATTTCGCACAAAAAGTGGTGGTTGAAGCCCTCTTCTTCAAAGCTGAAGCCCCACACCGACAACGCACCCTTGCCGCCGACGAAAACCCGAACCCAAACCGTCGGTTTATCGAACGGGCTTACAAGTACCGGCCTGTTAAGGTTGTGGAATTCGAACAGCCTCGTCAGCAGTGTGTGGTGTACCTAGATCTGAAACGCGAAGAGTGCGCGAATTTGTTTCCGGCAGGCCGAGTCTACTCACAGGCTTTTCATTTAGGTGGTCAAGGGTTTTTCTTATCGGCTCATTGTAACATGGATCAACAGAGCTCGTTTCATTGTTTCGGGCTGTTTTTAGGGATGCAGGAAAAAGGGTCGGTGACTTTTGCGGTTGACTATGAATTTGCAGCCCGGTCAAAGCCTACTGAAGAGTATATCAGCAAGTATAAAGGGAATTATACGTTTACGGGTGGAAAGGCTGTTGGTTACCGGAACTTGTTTGCAATACCGTGGACGTCGTTTATGGCTGAGGACAGTCTTTACTTCATCAATGGCATCCTTCATCTTCGAGCCGAACTTACTATTAGGCATTGA
- the LOC110937571 gene encoding BTB/POZ domain-containing protein POB1 isoform X4, which produces MKASNLDLFDPQTAIMDSSDYTLEVGRGDGDFGFAFNDSNFSDRILRIEIVSESTEARSDGEGCASLADWAKNRKRRREDIKRENAVDMTAEGPEEQILNQPDNIPDDLDAENQDEENAAMIEEAPSGDEGANDLDSNWSMECSTIVKVKTLHISSPILAAKSPFFYKLFSNGMRESEQRHVTLRINASEEAALMELLNFMYSNTLTVTTALELLDVLMAADKFEVASCMRYCSRSLRNLDMTPESALLYLDLPSSVLMAEAVQPLTDAAKQFLAVRYKDITKFLDEVLTLPLAGVEAILASDDLQVASEDAVYDFVLKWSRLQYPKIEERREILATRLAQFIRFPYMTCRKLRKVMACNDFDHDFAQKVVVEALFFKAEAPHRQRTLAADENPNPNRRFIERAYKYRPVKVVEFEQPRQQCVVYLDLKREECANLFPAGRVYSQAFHLGGQGFFLSAHCNMDQQSSFHCFGLFLGMQEKGSVTFAVDYEFAARSKPTEEYISKYKGNYTFTGGKAVGYRNLFAIPWTSFMAEDSLYFINGILHLRAELTIRH; this is translated from the exons ATGAAGGCCTCCAATCTGGATCTGTTCGATCCACAAACAGCTATCATGGACTCATCTGACTACACTCTCGAAGTCGGCCGCGGTGACGGCGACTTCGGTTTCGCATTCAACGACAGCAATTTCTCCGATCGTATACTTCGAATCGAGATCGTTTCTGAATCTACTGAAGCTAGAAGCGATGGAGAAGGTTGCGCCAGCCTTGCTGATTGGGCGAAGAATCGGAAGCGACGGAGAGAAGATATTAAACGAGAAAACG CTGTAGACATGACTGCTGAAGGTCCAGAGGAACAAATTCTGAATCAGCCTGATAACATTCCTGATGATTTGGACGCTGAAAACCAGGATGAGGAGAATGCCGCAATGATAGAAGAAGCGCCTTCAG GAGATGAAGGTGCAAACGACCTTGATTCAAACTGGAGCATGGAGTGTTCGACAATTGTAAAAGTAAAAACTCTACACATTAGCTCTCCAATTTTGGCGGCAAAAAGTCCATTTTTTTACAAG CTCTTCTCCAATGGTATGAGGGAATCAGAGCAACGACATGTAACATTGCGGATCAATGCATCTG AGGAAGCTGCACTTATGGAACTCCTCAACTTTATGTACAGCAATACGTTAACAGTGACAACTGCTCTTGAGTTGCTGGATGTGTTAATGGCTGCTGATAAGTTTGAAGTGGCTTCATGCATGAGATATTGTAGCCGTTCATTGAGAAATCTAGATATGACACCTGAATCTGCACTACTTTATCTTGATCTTCCATCTAGTGTTTTAATGGCGGAAGCCGTTCAACCACTGACTGATGCAGCAAAACAATTTCTCGCTGTTCGTTACAAGGATATTACCAA GTTTCTAGATGAGGTTCTAACCTTACCACTTGCTGGAGTGGAAGCAATTCTAGCAAGTGACGATCTCCAGGTGGCATCAGAAGACGCCGTTTATGATTTTGTCCTCAAATGGTCGAGGCTCCAGTACCCTAAAATAGAAGAACGTCGTGAGATTCTAGCCACGCGTCTCGCTCAGTTCATTCGTTTCCCGTATATGACATGCAGAAAGCTTAGAAAAGTCATGGCCTGCAACGATTTCGACCACGATTTCGCACAAAAAGTGGTGGTTGAAGCCCTCTTCTTCAAAGCTGAAGCCCCACACCGACAACGCACCCTTGCCGCCGACGAAAACCCGAACCCAAACCGTCGGTTTATCGAACGGGCTTACAAGTACCGGCCTGTTAAGGTTGTGGAATTCGAACAGCCTCGTCAGCAGTGTGTGGTGTACCTAGATCTGAAACGCGAAGAGTGCGCGAATTTGTTTCCGGCAGGCCGAGTCTACTCACAGGCTTTTCATTTAGGTGGTCAAGGGTTTTTCTTATCGGCTCATTGTAACATGGATCAACAGAGCTCGTTTCATTGTTTCGGGCTGTTTTTAGGGATGCAGGAAAAAGGGTCGGTGACTTTTGCGGTTGACTATGAATTTGCAGCCCGGTCAAAGCCTACTGAAGAGTATATCAGCAAGTATAAAGGGAATTATACGTTTACGGGTGGAAAGGCTGTTGGTTACCGGAACTTGTTTGCAATACCGTGGACGTCGTTTATGGCTGAGGACAGTCTTTACTTCATCAATGGCATCCTTCATCTTCGAGCCGAACTTACTATTAGGCATTGA
- the LOC110937571 gene encoding BTB/POZ domain-containing protein POB1 isoform X3 has protein sequence MKASNLDLFDPQTAIMDSSDYTLEVGRGDGDFGFAFNDSNFSDRILRIEIVSESTEARSDGEGCASLADWAKNRKRRREDIKRENDMTAEGPEEQILNQPDNIPDDLDAENQDEENAAMIEEAPSGDEGANDLDSNWSMECSTIVKVKTLHISSPILAAKSPFFYKLFSNGMRESEQRHVTLRINASEEAALMELLNFMYSNTLTVTTALELLDVLMAADKFEVASCMRYCSRSLRNLDMTPESALLYLDLPSSVLMAEAVQPLTDAAKQFLAVRYKDITKFLDEVLTLPLAGVEAILASDDLQVASEDAVYDFVLKWSRLQYPKIEERREILATRLAQFIRFPYMTCRKLRKVMACNDFDHDFAQKVVVEALFFKAEAPHRQRTLAADENPNPNRRFIERAYKYRPVKVVEFEQPRQQCVVYLDLKREECANLFPAGRVYSQAFHLGGQGFFLSAHCNMDQQSSFHCFGLFLGMQEKGSVTFAVDYEFAARSKPTEEYISKYKGNYTFTGGKAVGYRNLFAIPWTSFMAEDSLYFINGILHLRAELTIRH, from the exons ATGAAGGCCTCCAATCTGGATCTGTTCGATCCACAAACAGCTATCATGGACTCATCTGACTACACTCTCGAAGTCGGCCGCGGTGACGGCGACTTCGGTTTCGCATTCAACGACAGCAATTTCTCCGATCGTATACTTCGAATCGAGATCGTTTCTGAATCTACTGAAGCTAGAAGCGATGGAGAAGGTTGCGCCAGCCTTGCTGATTGGGCGAAGAATCGGAAGCGACGGAGAGAAGATATTAAACGAGAAAACG ACATGACTGCTGAAGGTCCAGAGGAACAAATTCTGAATCAGCCTGATAACATTCCTGATGATTTGGACGCTGAAAACCAGGATGAGGAGAATGCCGCAATGATAGAAGAAGCGCCTTCAG GAGATGAAGGTGCAAACGACCTTGATTCAAACTGGAGCATGGAGTGTTCGACAATTGTAAAAGTAAAAACTCTACACATTAGCTCTCCAATTTTGGCGGCAAAAAGTCCATTTTTTTACAAG CTCTTCTCCAATGGTATGAGGGAATCAGAGCAACGACATGTAACATTGCGGATCAATGCATCTG AGGAAGCTGCACTTATGGAACTCCTCAACTTTATGTACAGCAATACGTTAACAGTGACAACTGCTCTTGAGTTGCTGGATGTGTTAATGGCTGCTGATAAGTTTGAAGTGGCTTCATGCATGAGATATTGTAGCCGTTCATTGAGAAATCTAGATATGACACCTGAATCTGCACTACTTTATCTTGATCTTCCATCTAGTGTTTTAATGGCGGAAGCCGTTCAACCACTGACTGATGCAGCAAAACAATTTCTCGCTGTTCGTTACAAGGATATTACCAA GTTTCTAGATGAGGTTCTAACCTTACCACTTGCTGGAGTGGAAGCAATTCTAGCAAGTGACGATCTCCAGGTGGCATCAGAAGACGCCGTTTATGATTTTGTCCTCAAATGGTCGAGGCTCCAGTACCCTAAAATAGAAGAACGTCGTGAGATTCTAGCCACGCGTCTCGCTCAGTTCATTCGTTTCCCGTATATGACATGCAGAAAGCTTAGAAAAGTCATGGCCTGCAACGATTTCGACCACGATTTCGCACAAAAAGTGGTGGTTGAAGCCCTCTTCTTCAAAGCTGAAGCCCCACACCGACAACGCACCCTTGCCGCCGACGAAAACCCGAACCCAAACCGTCGGTTTATCGAACGGGCTTACAAGTACCGGCCTGTTAAGGTTGTGGAATTCGAACAGCCTCGTCAGCAGTGTGTGGTGTACCTAGATCTGAAACGCGAAGAGTGCGCGAATTTGTTTCCGGCAGGCCGAGTCTACTCACAGGCTTTTCATTTAGGTGGTCAAGGGTTTTTCTTATCGGCTCATTGTAACATGGATCAACAGAGCTCGTTTCATTGTTTCGGGCTGTTTTTAGGGATGCAGGAAAAAGGGTCGGTGACTTTTGCGGTTGACTATGAATTTGCAGCCCGGTCAAAGCCTACTGAAGAGTATATCAGCAAGTATAAAGGGAATTATACGTTTACGGGTGGAAAGGCTGTTGGTTACCGGAACTTGTTTGCAATACCGTGGACGTCGTTTATGGCTGAGGACAGTCTTTACTTCATCAATGGCATCCTTCATCTTCGAGCCGAACTTACTATTAGGCATTGA
- the LOC110937571 gene encoding BTB/POZ domain-containing protein POB1 isoform X2 — MKASNLDLFDPQTAIMDSSDYTLEVGRGDGDFGFAFNDSNFSDRILRIEIVSESTEARSDGEGCASLADWAKNRKRRREDIKRENESWLTLTLFWWKSCFLLNECLPQDMTAEGPEEQILNQPDNIPDDLDAENQDEENAAMIEEAPSGDEGANDLDSNWSMECSTIVKVKTLHISSPILAAKSPFFYKLFSNGMRESEQRHVTLRINASEEAALMELLNFMYSNTLTVTTALELLDVLMAADKFEVASCMRYCSRSLRNLDMTPESALLYLDLPSSVLMAEAVQPLTDAAKQFLAVRYKDITKFLDEVLTLPLAGVEAILASDDLQVASEDAVYDFVLKWSRLQYPKIEERREILATRLAQFIRFPYMTCRKLRKVMACNDFDHDFAQKVVVEALFFKAEAPHRQRTLAADENPNPNRRFIERAYKYRPVKVVEFEQPRQQCVVYLDLKREECANLFPAGRVYSQAFHLGGQGFFLSAHCNMDQQSSFHCFGLFLGMQEKGSVTFAVDYEFAARSKPTEEYISKYKGNYTFTGGKAVGYRNLFAIPWTSFMAEDSLYFINGILHLRAELTIRH, encoded by the exons ATGAAGGCCTCCAATCTGGATCTGTTCGATCCACAAACAGCTATCATGGACTCATCTGACTACACTCTCGAAGTCGGCCGCGGTGACGGCGACTTCGGTTTCGCATTCAACGACAGCAATTTCTCCGATCGTATACTTCGAATCGAGATCGTTTCTGAATCTACTGAAGCTAGAAGCGATGGAGAAGGTTGCGCCAGCCTTGCTGATTGGGCGAAGAATCGGAAGCGACGGAGAGAAGATATTAAACGAGAAAACG AATCATGGTTAACCTTGACTCTATTCTGGTGGAAGTCCTGTTTTTTATTGAATGAGTGTCTTCCACAAG ACATGACTGCTGAAGGTCCAGAGGAACAAATTCTGAATCAGCCTGATAACATTCCTGATGATTTGGACGCTGAAAACCAGGATGAGGAGAATGCCGCAATGATAGAAGAAGCGCCTTCAG GAGATGAAGGTGCAAACGACCTTGATTCAAACTGGAGCATGGAGTGTTCGACAATTGTAAAAGTAAAAACTCTACACATTAGCTCTCCAATTTTGGCGGCAAAAAGTCCATTTTTTTACAAG CTCTTCTCCAATGGTATGAGGGAATCAGAGCAACGACATGTAACATTGCGGATCAATGCATCTG AGGAAGCTGCACTTATGGAACTCCTCAACTTTATGTACAGCAATACGTTAACAGTGACAACTGCTCTTGAGTTGCTGGATGTGTTAATGGCTGCTGATAAGTTTGAAGTGGCTTCATGCATGAGATATTGTAGCCGTTCATTGAGAAATCTAGATATGACACCTGAATCTGCACTACTTTATCTTGATCTTCCATCTAGTGTTTTAATGGCGGAAGCCGTTCAACCACTGACTGATGCAGCAAAACAATTTCTCGCTGTTCGTTACAAGGATATTACCAA GTTTCTAGATGAGGTTCTAACCTTACCACTTGCTGGAGTGGAAGCAATTCTAGCAAGTGACGATCTCCAGGTGGCATCAGAAGACGCCGTTTATGATTTTGTCCTCAAATGGTCGAGGCTCCAGTACCCTAAAATAGAAGAACGTCGTGAGATTCTAGCCACGCGTCTCGCTCAGTTCATTCGTTTCCCGTATATGACATGCAGAAAGCTTAGAAAAGTCATGGCCTGCAACGATTTCGACCACGATTTCGCACAAAAAGTGGTGGTTGAAGCCCTCTTCTTCAAAGCTGAAGCCCCACACCGACAACGCACCCTTGCCGCCGACGAAAACCCGAACCCAAACCGTCGGTTTATCGAACGGGCTTACAAGTACCGGCCTGTTAAGGTTGTGGAATTCGAACAGCCTCGTCAGCAGTGTGTGGTGTACCTAGATCTGAAACGCGAAGAGTGCGCGAATTTGTTTCCGGCAGGCCGAGTCTACTCACAGGCTTTTCATTTAGGTGGTCAAGGGTTTTTCTTATCGGCTCATTGTAACATGGATCAACAGAGCTCGTTTCATTGTTTCGGGCTGTTTTTAGGGATGCAGGAAAAAGGGTCGGTGACTTTTGCGGTTGACTATGAATTTGCAGCCCGGTCAAAGCCTACTGAAGAGTATATCAGCAAGTATAAAGGGAATTATACGTTTACGGGTGGAAAGGCTGTTGGTTACCGGAACTTGTTTGCAATACCGTGGACGTCGTTTATGGCTGAGGACAGTCTTTACTTCATCAATGGCATCCTTCATCTTCGAGCCGAACTTACTATTAGGCATTGA